The Nerophis ophidion isolate RoL-2023_Sa linkage group LG09, RoL_Noph_v1.0, whole genome shotgun sequence genome contains a region encoding:
- the LOC133559203 gene encoding uncharacterized protein C10orf105-like, which yields MNTSDRTTNLTFFSTTEHTVFNQSNATISLPSSHSLDSHDPQFTIMLVLGLSLLLAALAIFLAVCRPSGQHEDREADCGPGDKLNGRRSQSSEPQLKVWKRLGSYRRSYNLSFRRPPYRRPREHGNTCASTTAQAGVSKDLQLTTPCLHDYVTEI from the coding sequence ATGAACACCAGTGATCGGACAACCAACTTAACATTCTTCTCCACCACAGAACACACCGTGTTCAATCAATCCAACGCCACAATCTCGCTCCCATCGTCCCATTCTTTAGACAGCCATGACCCACAATTCACCATTATGCTGGTGCTGGGCTTATCTCTGCTGCTCGCAGCGCTGGCCATCTTCCTGGCAGTGTGCCGGCCCTCTGGGCAGCACGAGGACCGTGAGGCGGACTGTGGCCCAGGAGACAAACTGAATGGCAGAAGAAGCCAGTCGAGCGAGCCACAGCTTAAGGTGTGGAAGAGGCTGGGCTCCTATCGACGCTCCTACAATCTCTCCTTCAGAAGACCCCCCTATCGGAGGCCACGCGAGCATGGGAACACATGTGCCTCAACGACAGCTCAAGCAGGGGTCAGCAAGGATCTGCAGCTCACTACGCCTTGTCTGCATGATTATGTCACTGAGATCTAG